Genomic segment of Kibdelosporangium phytohabitans:
CGTGCCGAAGTTCGGCGCGGCGCTCGACGACCCGGCCGTCGCGCAACGCGTCGCGCGGAACTGACCGTGTCCTAGGCCACAAGATCCATGCCGATTCTCGCCATTCACGCAACCAAGGGCGCGGTTTGTTCGTACATCAATGTGTGAGCAAGAGTTCTCGAAGGCGTCCGCTCTTACGCCTGTGGGTGATCGCGGCGGCCGTCCTCGTCGGTGCCGGGTCGGCCTTCGTCTACGCATTGGCCCAGGAAGTCAGAACGACTGCTCAAGGTGATCAAACCGACGCGCGCGGTGGCGACATGTACAACAGTCCCGAGCCGAATGGGAATCCAGCCACGACCACCACGCCACCATCGCCGCCACCCCAGCCCGCGCCGCCGCCTGCACCCCAGGTTCTGCCGTTCAACGCCAAGCTGACCTCCGACGACATCCCGACGCCGAGCGGCGGCGTGCGCAGCGGCGCGTGCAGCGGTTCGCTGGTCGCCCCGCAGTGGGTGGTCACGGCCGGGCACTGCTTCCACGACGTGAAGGACCGCCCGGTCAGCGGCAAACCGCAGTACACGATGAAAGTGGTGATCGGGAAGCTCAAGGACAGCGATCCAGGCGGGTACACCGCCGAGGTCGTCGACGTCCGGCAGTCGCGGGTCAACGACCTCGCGGTGGTGAAGCTGAGCGTGCCCGTCCCCGACGTCACACCGCTGAAGCTGGCCGAGGACAAGCCCAAGTCCGGTCAGAAGCTGCGGTTCGCGGGCTGGGGTTCGCTCTCGCCGACCGTGATCAAACCGTCCGACCACCTCAAAAGCGGCGAGTTCACCGTCGCGAAGATCAACTCGACCACGCTGGAGGTCCAGTCGGTCGTGCCGAAGACCGTCGAGAACAGTCCGTGCAAGCAGGACTCCGGCGGCCCGTTCTTCACCTCGGCCGACGACCGCACCGGAACGCTCGTCGCGATCGTGAACAACGGGCCGACCTGTCCGCAGCCGGGCCGGGAGACCGTCGCCCGCATCGACGTCGTCGCGGAGTGGATCACCAAACAGATCAACGGCTGACGGTCACACCTGGGCCGAACTACTGTGGCGGACTACTGTGTCGAACTACTGGGCCGCTTGCGGCGCGCGTAGTGCGCACGGGCCTTCGCGCGGTTGCCGCAGCGGGCCATTGAGCACCACTGCCGGTTGTGTTTGGGCGATGTGTCGTGAAACCGCACGCCACAGTCGTCGAACGCGCAGATGCGCACCAATGACCCGGCCGTGACGAGGTCGATCGCGTCGGCGGCCAGTTCGGCCAGTGCCGTGCGCACCGGGCCGGCCGACGACCGCATGACCCGGCGTGGACCGTCGTCCTCGATCCGCAACTGCGGGACCGGCACCTGAGCCGCGATCCGGTTGACCAGCCGCACGTCCGCGGCTTGCACCGTGCCCCTGGTCAGCCGGTCGACGGCCTCGCGCAGGTCGATCGCCAGCGCGAGGTCCTCCGCCGTCACGCGCTGCGGGCGCTCCACGTGCCCCGCCAGCACCAGCCACTCGGCCAGTCTGGCCGGGTCGGTCAGCAGTTCGTAGCCGTCCAGATGGCGGTTCCTGCGGGTGTTGACGAGGTCGATGCACGGCCGTCCGCCGTCGAAGATCCAGTCCACCCCTTGATTCTAACCCCCTCATAGGGTTAGAAAGAAGACATGGAATCAGCAATGGCCACAGTCAACGGGATCCGGATGCACTACCTGCGCGGTGGGGAGGGGCCGCCCGTCGTGCTGCTGCACGGCTGGCCGCAGACGTCCCACTGCTGGCACAAGATCTTCGACGACCTGGCGGACAAGCACACAGTCATCGCGCCCGACCTGCGCGGTTACGGCCGCACCGACAAACCCAGGGACGGCTACGACAAGCGCACGATGGCCTCTGACGTGTCAGAACTGGTGCGCGGACTGGGATTCGAGCAGGTCAGCGTGGTCGGGCACGACCGAGGTGGCCGCGTGGCGCACCGCTGGGCACTGGACCGGCCCGACGAGGTCACCCGGCTGGCGATCCTGGACATCCTGCCGACGCGGGACATGTGGCAGCGGATGACCGCCGACATCGCGCGGGCGTACTGGCACTGGCTGTTCCACCTCCAGCCGGACCTGCCGGAACTCCTCGCCGGGCAGAACATCGCGACCTACCTGGGGTACTTCTTCGAGCGCTGGACCTACCAGCGGCAAGGCCTCGACGCGGCTGACGAGTACATCCGGGCGTTCTCCGCGCCGGGTGCGCTGCGCGCGGGTTTCGACGACTACCGCGCCTCGTTCCCGACCGACCACGACCACGACGAAGCCGACGCCGGGCGCAAGCTCACGATGCCCGTCCTGGCCATGTGGGGCGAAGCGGGGCTGCTGGGCAAGCTGCCGACCGCGGACATCTGGCGGGCGTACGCCGAGGACGTGACCGCGCAGGCGATCACCGAGTGCGGCCACTTCCTCGCCGAGGAACAACCCTCTACTGTGGCCGGTCACCTGGTCCGGTTCCTGGCCTGATCCGCACGGCCGTACCCTGTCCGGCAGCGACGGACAAAACCAGAAGGGGCGGCCGTGACGTATCCACAACCAGGGGGACCAGGCGGCGGGAAAACCAATGCGCCGCTGATCGCGGGTGTCGTCGCCGTCGTCTTGATCGTCGTGGCCTCGGTTCTCGTCGCGGTACTCGTTCCCGGGCGGGGCAGCGTGGACGGTGTCGCGCTGGCCGCGAGCGACGGCGGAACGACGTCCTCGAAGCGGCCGACGACCAGCAGGAAGACCACCACGCCGCCGACCGCGGGCGCCACCAAGAGCTGCCAGTACAAGGCGACTCCGGGACGACCGAACACGAAGGACGTGGGAACGCCGACGAACCCGGCCGAGGTTCCGGCCAGCGGAACGGTCACGATCACGCTCGCGACCAGCGAAGGCAGGATCCCCGTCACGCTCGACCGCGGCAAGGCGGCGTGCGCCGTGCACAGCATGCTGTTCCTGGCGGAGAAGAAGTTCTTCGACGCCTCGCGGTGCCACAGGCTGACCACGGCCGCGACGCTGAAGGTCCTGCAGTGCGGCGACCCGTCGGCGACCGGACAGGGCGGCCCTGGCTACGAGTACGCCAGCGAGGACCCCACGGACTTCAAACCGGCGGGGGAGGGCGTGGTGACCTACCCGGCGGGGTACGTGGCGATGGCGAACGCCGGGCCGGACACGAACGGCAGCCAGTTCTTCCTCGTCTACGGGGATTCGACGATTCCGCCGAACTACCCCGTGCTCGGCACGTTCGACGACACCGGGAAGACCACGCTCGGCCAGGTGGTCGCGAACGGGGTCGGTGACGGTTCGCAAGACGGCGAACCGAAGAAACCGGTGACGATCACCGAGGTCACCACCGGCTAGAGCCGCCGCCGGATGGGAGTCCGGCCCGGCCGGAGGTGGACTCCAGCGGGACGGTTGCCGACGGCGCCGCCGGGACGCCGCCAAGGCTGGTGGTCTTTGGCGGTGCGTCATCCGGCCGGGCTGTCTCGGATGAGACTTCGACACCGGACTCGGCGGTGATCTTCGTGCGGTGCTTGTTGGCATGCGCGCTCGACTGGTCGGTGAGCCACGCCTGCGCACAGGTGGTCCGGTTTGGCCACAACGCACATCGGTCACAGGTGTTCGGCGGGATGGCTCTGCGGGAGGGGCGCGGTCGTGCAACCATGGCCGCGCCGGGTTCCGTCTGACTGGCATGAGAACTTCGGCGCGGCCATTGGCGCTTGGCCTGGTTTTGCTGCTTGCTGCTTGTGGTGCGCAACCGGCTCCGAACGAGCCGCTCCCGCCGCCGCTGCCGGTCGCCCAGCAGGTGTCGTCCGACATGTCGGCGCTGGTCGCGGCCACTGACGCGTTCGGGCTCGACCTGCTTTCCGCGCCTACGCTCGCCGACACACCCAACCTGGTGGTGTCGCCGGTGAGTGTCTCGCTGGCATTGCAGATGGTGGCCGCGGGGGCGGTGGGGGAGACGGCGGCGCAGATGAACAAGGTGCTGCGCTTGCCCGAAGGTGTGCGGCCCCGGCTGCCCGCGTTCGACCAGACTGACTTGAAGATCTCCAACACGGTCTGGACTCAGCGGGGACTCACCCTGAAACCTGCTTACCGGGACACTCTGCGGGACCAGTTCGGCACGGCCATGCAGGACGCTGACTTCGTCGGCGACCCGAGTGGTTCGCGGGACCGGATCAACAAGACCGTCGCCGACCAGACCGCCGGGACGATCCCGGATCTCTTCCCTCCCACGTCGATCAGTTCCGACACGCGGCTCGTCCTGACCAACGCGTTGTACCTCAAGGCCGCTTGGGCCCGGGAGTTTCCGCGCTCGAAGACTACCGACGCGCCCTTCACCCGTGGGGACGGGACCAAGGTCGACGTTCCCATGATGCGCAACGATCCTTACCAGCAGCCCACGGCTCAGCTCGGTTACGCCGAGGGGCCTGGGTACCAGGTCGTCACGCTTCCTTACAAGGGTGGGAAGCTGGCCTTTTCCGTGATCGTTCCTGCTTCGGTGGATGCCTTGCGGGGCAAGGGGGTTGGCGCCTTGCTCAAGGAGGTTCAGCCTGCTGTTGTCGAGCTGGCCCTGCCCCGGTTCACCGTCCGGTCCGGTATGGATCTTTCCGAGACTCTCGCCCAGGCCGGGATGGCCGATGCCTTCGGTCCCGGGGCTGATTTCAGCGGGATCACCGGGGATACGCCGTTGGCTATCGGTTCCGTGCGGCACAAGACTTTCGTTCAGGTCGATGAGGAGGGGACCGAGGCTGCCGCCGCTACCGGCGTTGAGGTCGTCACCACTTCGGCTCCGCAGTCGTACCGGGTTACTGTGGACCGTCCGTTCTTCTTTGTCATCACCGATACTGGTACCGGGGCTCCGCTTTTCCTCGGTCGGGTCAATGATCCCAGCGCTGGGTAGTTTTCCGTTCTCGCCTGTGTTGTTGTGCTGTGGTTTTTGGCTCTTTGGCGTTCTGCGGAGGCTCCTGCTTCAGTGATTGGCCCTTGGTGGCTGGGTTCTGTCGCTGTGCTTCCCGTGATTGGCTCTTCGGGCTGGGCTTTGGTGCTGTTCGCTGTGCTGGGGTGTTTGGGCCTTTGGTGGTTGGGGCGGCGCCGATTTGAGATGGGAACCCCGGGGTGGCCTCATCGAGCGTAAAGGCGGAGCCCCTTTCGCTCCCTATGGTCCAGCACTTTCCAAAGTGGCGGGACTCTCCACGCCCGCAAGCTTACGGCCACCCCACCCCATGTAGAATCGGCGCCGCTCTTTGGCTTCTCGGCTTCCCAGGTCTTTCGGGGTTTCTTCAGGGCTTTCTGCCCCGGGGAGTCGCGCTCCATGTGGTCAACGGCGCTGACTTGTGTCGGCAATGGCCAGCCGCTGCCGCTTCTGTTTGAGTGTCACGTGAGTGGGACGCGCCAGTGCAGCTCTGTGCCTGGGGTCAGGTGGTTGATCGTGAAGGTTCCGCCGAGTCGCTCTGCTTTGGAGTTCATCACTGTCAGGCCGCTTCGACGGCCTGACAGTGGGATTCCCACGCCGTTGTCCGTCACGCGCAGCAGGAGGTCCTCGTCCAGTACGACTTCGATCGTCGCCGCTGTCGCGTGAGCGTGTCTGGCCATGTTGGACAGTGCTTCTCGTAGTACCGGGAGCAGTTGGTCGTTCACTTCCCTGGGCACCGCTGTGTCCACTGGTCCTCTGAAGCGCACGGATGGGGCGAAGCCGAGACCTTTTCGTGCTTCTTCCACTGTGGACAGCACTTCTGAGCGGAGGCTCTCGGTCGCTCCCTGCTGCAGGGCGAACACCGTCGTCCTGATCTCCTGGATCGTCACGTCCAGGTCGTCCACCGCGTGGCGTACCCGGGTCGCCGCGTCGTCCGGGTCGACGCCGATCACCGCTGCCGCTGCTTCGAGTGCCATCCCTGTCGCGAACACCCGTTGGATCACCAGGTCGTGCAGGTCCCGGGCGATGCGTTCCCTGTCCTCGAAGACCATGAGGCGTTCCTGGTCCGCCCTGGCCTGGGAGTACTGCACCGCCATCGCCACGTGGGCTGCGAAGTTCCTCAGCAGCTCCAGGTCTGCTTGCTTGAACCTCGGTTCGTCGCGCAATCTCACCAGCACCAGGACGCCGAGGGGTTCGTCGGGGGCCGGGAGGGGCACTATGGCCGCTGAGCCCAGTTCTTTCAGCAGGTCGGGTGACAGGCCTGAGTTCCAGTTCGCCGCCACTTCGCTGTACCTGTCGATCAGCATCGGCTCGCCCGTGCGGAACACCTGGCCCGAGGCGGTGTCGGTGATGGCTACCGTTGTCCCTGAGAGGTTTCTGGCTCCTTGGACGACTTCGAAGATCAGGTTCTCGCGCCCTTCGTCCGGCAGGGCTATCGCCGCCATCGGCGCGCCCGCCACCTCTCTCGCGTGCTGGGCGATGAGGGACAGCTCGTTGCCTGACGTTCCGCTCAGCAGGGCCGCGGTGATCTCATTGGACGCCCGCAGCCATGCCTCTCTGCGGCGGGAATCCTCAAGTGGCCCTAGCTTCATCTCACCATCATGCCGTGCCCGGTGCCCGAAACGGCCACAGCGAGGTCCAAAGACCCTGCTGG
This window contains:
- a CDS encoding S1 family peptidase — its product is MYNSPEPNGNPATTTTPPSPPPQPAPPPAPQVLPFNAKLTSDDIPTPSGGVRSGACSGSLVAPQWVVTAGHCFHDVKDRPVSGKPQYTMKVVIGKLKDSDPGGYTAEVVDVRQSRVNDLAVVKLSVPVPDVTPLKLAEDKPKSGQKLRFAGWGSLSPTVIKPSDHLKSGEFTVAKINSTTLEVQSVVPKTVENSPCKQDSGGPFFTSADDRTGTLVAIVNNGPTCPQPGRETVARIDVVAEWITKQING
- a CDS encoding CGNR zinc finger domain-containing protein gives rise to the protein MDWIFDGGRPCIDLVNTRRNRHLDGYELLTDPARLAEWLVLAGHVERPQRVTAEDLALAIDLREAVDRLTRGTVQAADVRLVNRIAAQVPVPQLRIEDDGPRRVMRSSAGPVRTALAELAADAIDLVTAGSLVRICAFDDCGVRFHDTSPKHNRQWCSMARCGNRAKARAHYARRKRPSSSTQ
- a CDS encoding peptidylprolyl isomerase — encoded protein: MTYPQPGGPGGGKTNAPLIAGVVAVVLIVVASVLVAVLVPGRGSVDGVALAASDGGTTSSKRPTTSRKTTTPPTAGATKSCQYKATPGRPNTKDVGTPTNPAEVPASGTVTITLATSEGRIPVTLDRGKAACAVHSMLFLAEKKFFDASRCHRLTTAATLKVLQCGDPSATGQGGPGYEYASEDPTDFKPAGEGVVTYPAGYVAMANAGPDTNGSQFFLVYGDSTIPPNYPVLGTFDDTGKTTLGQVVANGVGDGSQDGEPKKPVTITEVTTG
- a CDS encoding alpha/beta fold hydrolase → MESAMATVNGIRMHYLRGGEGPPVVLLHGWPQTSHCWHKIFDDLADKHTVIAPDLRGYGRTDKPRDGYDKRTMASDVSELVRGLGFEQVSVVGHDRGGRVAHRWALDRPDEVTRLAILDILPTRDMWQRMTADIARAYWHWLFHLQPDLPELLAGQNIATYLGYFFERWTYQRQGLDAADEYIRAFSAPGALRAGFDDYRASFPTDHDHDEADAGRKLTMPVLAMWGEAGLLGKLPTADIWRAYAEDVTAQAITECGHFLAEEQPSTVAGHLVRFLA
- a CDS encoding serpin family protein — protein: MRTSARPLALGLVLLLAACGAQPAPNEPLPPPLPVAQQVSSDMSALVAATDAFGLDLLSAPTLADTPNLVVSPVSVSLALQMVAAGAVGETAAQMNKVLRLPEGVRPRLPAFDQTDLKISNTVWTQRGLTLKPAYRDTLRDQFGTAMQDADFVGDPSGSRDRINKTVADQTAGTIPDLFPPTSISSDTRLVLTNALYLKAAWAREFPRSKTTDAPFTRGDGTKVDVPMMRNDPYQQPTAQLGYAEGPGYQVVTLPYKGGKLAFSVIVPASVDALRGKGVGALLKEVQPAVVELALPRFTVRSGMDLSETLAQAGMADAFGPGADFSGITGDTPLAIGSVRHKTFVQVDEEGTEAAAATGVEVVTTSAPQSYRVTVDRPFFFVITDTGTGAPLFLGRVNDPSAG
- a CDS encoding GAF domain-containing sensor histidine kinase; this encodes MKLGPLEDSRRREAWLRASNEITAALLSGTSGNELSLIAQHAREVAGAPMAAIALPDEGRENLIFEVVQGARNLSGTTVAITDTASGQVFRTGEPMLIDRYSEVAANWNSGLSPDLLKELGSAAIVPLPAPDEPLGVLVLVRLRDEPRFKQADLELLRNFAAHVAMAVQYSQARADQERLMVFEDRERIARDLHDLVIQRVFATGMALEAAAAVIGVDPDDAATRVRHAVDDLDVTIQEIRTTVFALQQGATESLRSEVLSTVEEARKGLGFAPSVRFRGPVDTAVPREVNDQLLPVLREALSNMARHAHATAATIEVVLDEDLLLRVTDNGVGIPLSGRRSGLTVMNSKAERLGGTFTINHLTPGTELHWRVPLT